One Gemmatimonadaceae bacterium genomic window carries:
- the dnaB gene encoding replicative DNA helicase produces the protein MTSLAIPGPSAVPAVRNPYKERLAPWSQEAEQAVLGAMLLDADAVMRAIEHVDDTMFYQEGHRRLFRAMYAITERGGVIDPLTLADELERRGELAHAGGREYLAFLLDAVPTVANVEYHARIVKEKALLRRLIEVSTEVVSEAFEGRTTASDLLDSAEARIFSLGQSKERTGFSRIKELLWPAMEKLELLAQRESAITGVPSGFYDLDNLTSGFQPADLVIVAARPSMGKTAFTLNIAQHAAITAKTGVAFFSLEMSKESLVQRMLASEALIDAQALRKGGRALDESMPRLAQAAGILSHAPIFIDDTPGIGLLEMRAKARRLKAEHDIGLIMVDYLQLMSGPSNSENRQQEVSQISRGLKGLAKELGVPVIALSQLSRAPEQRTGDDKGRPQLSDLRESGAIEQDADVIMFIFRQEVYAERDETGRLKDPTLEGKAEIIIGKQRNGPIGSARLFFHKQYTRFDNFSSRQAPTDAGMGPKLVKGPDDYAPF, from the coding sequence ATGACCAGTCTCGCCATTCCCGGACCGTCGGCCGTCCCCGCAGTGCGCAATCCGTACAAGGAGCGTCTCGCGCCTTGGTCGCAGGAAGCTGAACAGGCCGTGCTGGGCGCCATGTTGCTCGATGCGGACGCGGTCATGCGCGCCATCGAGCATGTGGATGACACGATGTTCTATCAGGAAGGACATCGTCGGCTCTTTCGGGCGATGTATGCCATCACCGAACGCGGCGGGGTCATCGACCCGCTGACGTTGGCCGACGAACTCGAACGGCGCGGCGAGTTGGCGCACGCGGGTGGACGCGAGTATCTGGCATTCCTGCTGGACGCGGTGCCCACCGTGGCGAACGTCGAGTATCACGCGCGCATCGTCAAGGAAAAGGCGCTGTTGCGTCGGCTGATTGAAGTGTCGACGGAAGTCGTCAGTGAAGCCTTTGAAGGGCGCACCACCGCGTCCGACCTGCTCGATTCCGCCGAAGCGCGCATCTTTTCGCTGGGTCAGTCGAAGGAACGCACCGGCTTCTCGCGCATCAAGGAACTGCTCTGGCCCGCCATGGAGAAGCTGGAACTCCTGGCCCAGCGCGAATCCGCCATTACCGGGGTGCCCAGTGGATTTTATGACCTCGACAATCTGACCTCGGGCTTCCAGCCGGCCGACCTGGTGATTGTGGCGGCCCGTCCGTCAATGGGCAAGACCGCGTTCACGTTGAATATCGCGCAGCACGCCGCAATCACGGCCAAGACCGGTGTCGCGTTTTTTTCGCTGGAAATGAGCAAGGAATCGCTGGTGCAGCGTATGCTCGCCAGTGAAGCGCTCATCGACGCGCAGGCGTTGCGGAAAGGTGGTAGGGCGCTCGATGAATCGATGCCGCGCTTGGCGCAAGCTGCGGGTATTCTCAGTCATGCGCCAATCTTCATCGATGACACGCCGGGTATCGGTCTCTTGGAAATGCGCGCCAAGGCGCGACGTCTCAAGGCGGAACACGATATCGGCCTCATCATGGTCGACTACCTGCAACTCATGAGCGGACCGTCCAATTCCGAGAACCGTCAGCAGGAGGTGTCGCAGATCTCGCGCGGCCTCAAGGGACTGGCGAAGGAACTCGGCGTGCCGGTCATCGCGTTGTCGCAGCTCTCGCGCGCGCCGGAACAACGCACTGGCGATGATAAGGGCCGGCCGCAACTTTCCGACTTGCGTGAGTCGGGCGCCATTGAGCAGGACGCCGATGTCATCATGTTCATCTTTCGACAGGAAGTGTACGCCGAGCGTGATGAAACTGGGCGTCTCAAGGATCCGACGCTGGAAGGCAAGGCCGAGATCATCATCGGCAAGCAGCGCAACGGACCCATCGGCAGTGCGCGGCTGTTCTTTCACAAGCAATACACGCGCTTCGACAACTTCTCGAGTCGACAGGCGCCCACCGATGCCGGGATGGGGCCGAAGCTGGTGAAAGGTCCCGATGACTACGCGCCCTTCTGA
- a CDS encoding DNA-directed RNA polymerase subunit omega has product MQVFTPAEVAKHATNKYLSVLIAAKFARVLNEFPRDRSLHEKKLTTRALEELSAGEIEYRVMPRRKPG; this is encoded by the coding sequence ATGCAGGTATTCACGCCAGCAGAAGTAGCGAAGCACGCAACGAACAAGTACCTCAGTGTCCTGATCGCCGCGAAGTTCGCGCGCGTGCTCAACGAATTTCCACGCGATCGGTCGCTGCACGAAAAGAAGCTCACTACTCGGGCGCTCGAAGAGTTGTCAGCGGGTGAGATCGAGTATCGGGTGATGCCGCGCCGCAAGCCCGGCTGA
- a CDS encoding uracil-DNA glycosylase, with the protein MHAAPLAAPTPPLVVPPSVPETRFDETAASSDWRQTLRNADSTGVGSPGIAPGSAPAQPAAPRAAVLPPWLMTLGIPAGMSVEPEIAPVAGLTAHASVSVDNLEAIAELIRLCTRCALHTTARNPVPGEGNPHAELLCVGEAPGATEDEQGRPFVGEAGQLLTKILAAIQLSRDSVYICNVLKHRPPANRDPLPEEVTACRPFLQRQVELIRPRVILALGRFAAQTLLGTSTSLGQLRGHVHQYRGIPVIATYHPAALLRNDAWKRPTWDDVKLARSILDASRAADRRVGDQ; encoded by the coding sequence ATGCACGCTGCGCCGCTCGCCGCGCCGACTCCCCCATTGGTCGTTCCGCCGTCAGTTCCGGAGACGCGATTCGACGAGACCGCCGCGAGCAGCGACTGGCGACAGACGTTGCGGAACGCCGACTCGACAGGCGTCGGATCGCCCGGCATCGCGCCTGGAAGCGCGCCGGCGCAGCCGGCGGCCCCCCGCGCCGCCGTGCTGCCGCCGTGGCTCATGACGCTGGGAATCCCGGCCGGGATGTCCGTCGAGCCGGAGATCGCCCCAGTCGCGGGATTGACTGCTCACGCCTCGGTGAGCGTGGACAACCTGGAGGCCATCGCGGAACTGATCCGCCTGTGTACGCGCTGTGCGTTGCACACGACCGCGCGCAATCCGGTGCCGGGTGAAGGCAACCCGCACGCTGAATTGCTGTGCGTGGGTGAAGCGCCCGGAGCGACGGAAGATGAGCAAGGCCGACCGTTCGTGGGTGAAGCGGGGCAACTCCTCACCAAGATCCTCGCGGCGATTCAACTCTCCCGGGACAGCGTGTACATCTGCAACGTCCTGAAGCATCGTCCGCCGGCGAATCGTGACCCGCTGCCGGAGGAGGTCACGGCCTGCCGGCCGTTTCTCCAGCGACAGGTGGAGCTTATCCGGCCACGGGTCATCCTGGCCCTCGGACGATTCGCGGCGCAGACACTTCTCGGCACCTCGACGTCACTTGGACAGTTGCGCGGACACGTGCACCAGTATCGTGGCATTCCCGTGATCGCGACATATCATCCGGCAGCGCTGTTGCGCAACGATGCCTGGAAACGGCCCACGTGGGACGATGTGAAGCTCGCCCGTTCAATTCTTGATGCCTCGCGCGCTGCTGACCGCCGCGTTGGCGACCAGTAG
- the coaBC gene encoding bifunctional phosphopantothenoylcysteine decarboxylase/phosphopantothenate--cysteine ligase CoaBC gives MRPFDRQRVLLGVTGGIASYKSAWLARLLTQAGAEVDVVLTRSAREFIGDVTFEALTGRPVHSALIASGHALDHIKLARAAKVVIVAPTTADFLARAVGGHADDLLSACLLATTAPVLLAPAMNDRMWAHPQVRHNVTSARALGYHVLEPDTGALAVGEGSGPGRMPEPEAILAHIGRLLEPASALRGRRVLVTAGPTREPVDPVRFLSNRSSGRMGVEIAAAAWRRGAAVTLIAGPLEVASPEGAHLISVATTHDMREAVAEALPIADVFVMSAAPADFSAAAPAEAKIKKAQAPGAIALTPTPDILLTTRDVRPPHCVIVGFALETGNAVNEGRRKRRDKAMDLVVINDATEPGAGFGVDTNRVTLVGPDDRDEVLPLQSKREVADAILDRVEVLLHGR, from the coding sequence GTGCGTCCCTTCGATCGTCAGCGCGTTCTGCTTGGAGTGACCGGCGGGATCGCGTCGTACAAATCGGCGTGGCTGGCCCGCTTGCTCACGCAAGCCGGCGCCGAGGTCGACGTGGTGCTGACGCGTTCCGCGCGCGAGTTCATTGGAGACGTCACGTTCGAAGCGCTCACCGGTCGCCCGGTCCATTCGGCACTGATTGCCTCTGGACACGCGCTTGATCATATCAAGCTTGCCCGCGCCGCCAAGGTCGTGATCGTGGCGCCGACAACGGCCGATTTTCTGGCGCGAGCGGTTGGCGGTCACGCAGACGACCTGCTCTCGGCGTGTCTGTTGGCGACAACCGCCCCCGTGTTACTGGCACCGGCGATGAACGATCGCATGTGGGCGCACCCGCAGGTGCGGCACAATGTCACCTCGGCGCGCGCGCTCGGGTATCATGTGCTCGAACCCGACACGGGCGCCCTGGCCGTCGGTGAGGGCAGCGGTCCTGGACGTATGCCGGAGCCTGAGGCCATCCTCGCGCACATTGGCCGACTGCTGGAACCGGCGTCGGCGTTGCGCGGACGACGTGTGCTGGTGACGGCCGGTCCGACGCGTGAGCCCGTTGACCCGGTGCGTTTCCTCTCCAATCGGTCGAGTGGACGCATGGGTGTCGAAATCGCGGCGGCTGCCTGGCGACGTGGTGCCGCAGTCACGTTGATTGCGGGACCGCTTGAGGTGGCGTCACCGGAAGGCGCGCACCTGATTTCCGTTGCCACCACACACGACATGCGCGAAGCAGTCGCCGAGGCGTTGCCCATCGCCGATGTGTTTGTCATGTCGGCTGCGCCGGCTGATTTCTCGGCGGCGGCGCCAGCCGAAGCGAAGATCAAGAAGGCGCAAGCACCAGGCGCCATCGCGTTAACCCCCACGCCGGACATCCTGCTGACCACGCGAGACGTGCGGCCGCCACACTGCGTCATTGTCGGTTTCGCGCTCGAAACCGGGAATGCGGTCAACGAGGGTCGCCGCAAGCGACGCGACAAGGCGATGGATCTGGTGGTGATCAACGATGCGACCGAACCCGGCGCCGGCTTTGGGGTGGACACCAATCGCGTCACCCTTGTCGGCCCGGATGATCGCGACGAGGTCCTGCCGTTGCAGAGCAAGCGCGAAGTCGCCGACGCCATTCTTGACCGCGTCGAGGTCCTGCTGCATGGACGCTAG